From Vreelandella neptunia, the proteins below share one genomic window:
- a CDS encoding response regulator — MHILVVDDDPLAGEMTAALLESQGHEPLLANDAMEAVEQLDTHSDIQLIVSDMHMPLVSGLALLAMLREQGNHLPFILLTGDTPDAALQQTPGLNACLRKDAELAWNLEVAVRQALALHG, encoded by the coding sequence ATGCATATCCTGGTCGTAGACGACGATCCGCTTGCTGGGGAAATGACGGCGGCACTGCTTGAGTCTCAGGGCCATGAGCCTCTGCTGGCCAATGATGCGATGGAAGCCGTCGAGCAGTTAGACACTCACAGCGATATCCAACTGATCGTTAGCGATATGCATATGCCCCTGGTCAGCGGGTTAGCCCTATTAGCGATGCTGCGCGAACAGGGTAATCACCTGCCGTTTATTTTACTCACCGGGGACACGCCGGATGCAGCGCTTCAACAAACACCGGGCCTGAACGCCTGTTTGCGTAAAGATGCCGAGCTGGCTTGGAACCTGGAAGTCGCCGTGAGGCAGGCTCTAGCACTCCACGGCTAA
- a CDS encoding methyl-accepting chemotaxis protein: protein MMARWKSLPLRLRLFLSFGIVLALAMLLALYLQARSHSQARLNNLLNQELPAQVEGLAAHINLNLSQDLAISESLANSYFIEQWVRDGLPEERQNDINRYLARLMEQLDTELLFIAAQYQGRGYYFQLRNGEFLQRVIQPPGSEDDWYYSFTESDNTYELNLDSDTFSPDDAFVYVNYRSAVNAANGRPLVVAGAGLDLSQVASLIDDFRLGGTGHASLLSAEGELLVRSGEYSGESIRSDETAPIGETAAESLPEQASQRLLRDEQLQLQEIERDGQTLLISTRWLPELQRYLMVEVDKEAYLASTRQRFLESSGIGLLILLVGLLILYPLTGSLIRPLIDFQRQLKDITHSLDLSRRVSTDDKAELGDLANQTNELLERLSRAIAAVAKNAQALTQVADRLAKTAGLSGVHGSDIDHEASQTMAAAVEEMASSVAEITSTMEELSTSSTQIADHSQSVVDVANQTLERSRKGSSAMQLLQSKMQDIRSDSEQSLTEIMTLGAKSKQINKVMELINTLAAQTKLIAFNAALEASSAGESGRRFSVVASEIRRLADSVTDSTQEIEAHTDDIQTAINRLVVASEKGASSIEQGVEASMSTAQDLEALLKAASQTSSAAQQISLSTQQQKTASSQVVMALRDIDTASSRNAHSVRSITDISQDMIHMSAELNALVQEFTLTNKDR from the coding sequence ATGATGGCGCGCTGGAAATCCCTACCTCTACGGCTTCGGCTATTTCTCTCCTTTGGGATCGTCTTAGCACTGGCGATGCTCCTGGCGCTCTATCTTCAAGCACGCTCCCACAGCCAGGCGCGGCTGAACAACCTGCTCAACCAAGAGCTGCCGGCACAGGTCGAAGGGCTAGCCGCGCATATAAACCTTAACCTTAGCCAGGATCTCGCCATTTCCGAAAGCCTGGCCAATAGCTACTTTATTGAGCAGTGGGTTCGCGACGGGCTGCCTGAAGAGCGACAAAACGATATTAACCGTTACCTTGCTCGCCTAATGGAGCAGTTAGATACCGAGCTGCTGTTTATCGCCGCTCAATACCAGGGGCGTGGCTACTATTTCCAACTGCGCAACGGTGAGTTTCTGCAGCGTGTTATCCAGCCGCCGGGTAGCGAAGATGATTGGTACTACAGTTTTACTGAAAGCGATAACACTTACGAGCTGAATTTAGATAGTGACACCTTTTCTCCCGACGATGCCTTCGTATACGTCAATTACCGCAGCGCGGTAAATGCCGCCAACGGTCGACCGCTGGTCGTGGCTGGAGCGGGACTTGATCTCTCTCAGGTGGCCAGCTTGATTGATGACTTTCGCTTAGGTGGCACAGGTCACGCCTCGCTGCTCAGCGCTGAAGGTGAACTACTCGTTCGTAGCGGTGAATATAGTGGTGAAAGCATTCGCAGTGATGAAACGGCGCCCATTGGCGAGACAGCAGCGGAATCCTTACCAGAGCAAGCGTCGCAGCGATTGCTGCGTGATGAACAACTTCAGCTACAAGAAATTGAGCGCGACGGCCAGACTCTTTTGATTAGCACGCGTTGGCTACCCGAACTGCAGCGCTATTTGATGGTGGAAGTCGATAAAGAGGCCTACCTGGCGTCCACCCGCCAGCGCTTTCTTGAGTCCAGCGGTATAGGCTTGCTCATTTTGCTTGTCGGATTACTCATTCTCTACCCGCTGACCGGTAGCCTCATACGTCCGCTGATTGATTTCCAGCGCCAGCTGAAAGACATCACCCACAGCCTGGATCTTTCGCGGCGGGTCAGCACCGATGACAAAGCAGAGCTTGGCGATTTGGCCAATCAAACCAACGAGCTTCTTGAGCGTCTTTCCCGGGCGATTGCGGCAGTGGCCAAGAACGCTCAGGCGCTAACGCAAGTTGCCGACCGCCTGGCGAAAACGGCTGGCCTTTCCGGTGTGCACGGGAGCGATATCGATCATGAAGCCAGTCAAACCATGGCCGCAGCGGTCGAGGAGATGGCCTCTTCAGTCGCGGAAATCACCTCCACCATGGAAGAGCTCTCTACCTCGTCAACCCAAATCGCCGATCATTCCCAGTCGGTGGTCGACGTTGCAAATCAGACGCTGGAGCGTAGCCGTAAAGGCAGTTCGGCCATGCAGCTGCTACAGTCAAAAATGCAGGATATCCGTAGCGACAGCGAGCAGAGCCTGACCGAGATCATGACGCTGGGGGCGAAGTCTAAACAGATCAACAAGGTTATGGAGCTGATCAACACCCTGGCCGCCCAGACCAAGCTGATCGCTTTTAATGCCGCCTTGGAAGCTTCAAGCGCGGGGGAGTCGGGCCGACGCTTTTCGGTTGTCGCCAGCGAGATACGCCGCTTGGCTGACAGCGTAACCGACTCCACCCAAGAAATTGAAGCGCATACCGATGATATTCAGACGGCCATTAATCGCTTAGTGGTGGCCTCTGAAAAAGGTGCCTCCTCCATCGAGCAGGGCGTAGAAGCGAGCATGAGCACCGCCCAGGATCTAGAGGCACTGCTCAAAGCGGCGAGTCAAACCAGCAGCGCGGCCCAGCAGATATCGCTGTCTACTCAACAGCAAAAAACCGCCAGCAGCCAGGTGGTGATGGCGCTGCGCGATATCGATACGGCCAGTTCACGCAACGCACACTCAGTGCGCAGTATTACCGATATCAGCCAGGACATGATCCATATGTCGGCTGAGCTTAACGCGCTGGTGCAGGAGTTCACCCTAACAAATAAAGATCGCTGA
- a CDS encoding diguanylate cyclase codes for MSKPAPSLHDKLHQLRERFIEQLPSRLAQTAELWQQSRTTSEEQARLAPELHRFFHSLKGTGRSLGFERLALLADQAEEALTTSPARDDIDTFISQLLLQLGREQQHLRSHHGQQQALAAVNSFELTSQVEPPLRNKRQRLIYLCDDEPEQVDQLIHHLRCFGHKVVQFIDTETFFNAVLTRRPDAVIMDVQFPQGQTAGTETLTSLNKLTGQPLPAIVLSAHSDFNSRLSAVRAGCGGYFTKPVKPLDLMLAVDELTAPAVEEPLKVLVVDDEPEAAAYHALLLEEDGMSVHQVHHPADALNAMERFSPDLLLVDVYMPVCSGEELATIIRQQPEYLGLPIIYLSSETDSQKQISAMSAGVEAFLTKPVQPDELVSAVRLRAERLRLLRSLMTRDSMTGLYNHSTTTELITKALAQAHREDSQHAMAMIDIDHFKHVNDTHGHLAGDQVIITLARLLKSRLRLSDIIGRYGGEEFVVLLKGICAEKAATLIDSLREDFALVDFHAGDVRFRCTFSAGISRFPAQPSTESLRLSADQALYRAKHQGRNQIVISTELADER; via the coding sequence ATGTCTAAGCCCGCCCCCTCGCTGCACGATAAGCTACATCAGCTGCGTGAGCGTTTTATTGAGCAGCTTCCCTCACGCTTAGCGCAAACCGCCGAGCTGTGGCAGCAGAGTCGCACGACGAGCGAAGAGCAGGCGCGGCTCGCGCCAGAGCTGCACCGCTTCTTTCATAGCTTAAAAGGAACCGGGAGATCCCTGGGATTTGAGCGACTTGCTCTGCTGGCGGATCAGGCGGAGGAGGCACTCACTACCTCTCCCGCCCGCGACGATATCGATACGTTTATCAGCCAGCTGCTACTCCAGCTAGGCCGCGAGCAGCAGCACCTGCGTTCCCACCACGGTCAACAGCAAGCGCTGGCGGCCGTAAACAGCTTCGAGCTCACCAGTCAGGTTGAACCACCCCTGCGCAATAAGCGCCAGCGGTTAATCTATCTGTGCGACGACGAGCCCGAGCAGGTCGACCAATTGATTCATCACCTACGCTGCTTCGGTCATAAAGTCGTTCAGTTTATCGATACTGAAACATTCTTTAACGCCGTACTCACGCGTCGCCCTGATGCGGTCATCATGGATGTGCAGTTCCCTCAGGGCCAGACGGCTGGGACTGAAACCCTGACCAGCTTGAACAAACTAACCGGCCAGCCACTTCCCGCCATCGTTTTGTCGGCCCACAGCGACTTTAATTCACGCCTGAGTGCCGTTCGTGCAGGCTGCGGAGGTTACTTTACCAAGCCGGTAAAACCACTGGATCTTATGTTGGCAGTGGATGAGCTAACTGCTCCGGCGGTGGAAGAGCCGTTGAAAGTGCTCGTAGTGGATGATGAGCCCGAAGCAGCTGCTTACCACGCCTTACTGCTTGAAGAGGACGGCATGAGTGTTCATCAAGTGCATCATCCCGCCGATGCGCTTAATGCGATGGAGCGCTTTAGCCCTGATTTACTGCTGGTCGATGTCTATATGCCGGTGTGTTCGGGTGAAGAGCTGGCGACGATTATTCGTCAGCAGCCGGAATATCTGGGCCTACCGATTATCTACCTCTCTAGCGAAACCGACAGCCAAAAGCAGATTTCCGCCATGTCAGCGGGTGTTGAAGCCTTTCTTACCAAACCTGTGCAGCCCGATGAACTCGTTTCAGCCGTGCGTCTGCGTGCCGAACGCCTGCGCTTGCTACGCTCATTAATGACCCGAGACAGCATGACCGGGCTGTATAATCACAGTACCACCACCGAGCTCATCACTAAAGCCCTCGCCCAAGCTCACCGCGAAGATAGCCAGCACGCCATGGCGATGATCGATATCGATCACTTTAAACATGTTAACGATACCCACGGCCACTTGGCGGGCGATCAAGTGATTATCACCTTGGCGAGGCTATTGAAGAGCCGCCTGCGGCTATCTGATATTATTGGTCGCTACGGCGGTGAAGAGTTTGTTGTGCTGCTGAAAGGCATTTGTGCAGAGAAAGCCGCCACATTAATCGACAGCCTGCGCGAGGATTTTGCGCTGGTTGATTTTCACGCCGGCGACGTTCGCTTTCGCTGTACTTTCAGTGCAGGCATCAGCCGCTTCCCCGCGCAGCCCTCTACCGAGTCGCTGCGTTTAAGCGCCGACCAAGCGCTCTATCGCGCTAAACACCAAGGGCGCAATCAGATAGTGATCTCAACGGAGCTAGCCGATGAGCGCTGA
- a CDS encoding CheR family methyltransferase, producing the protein MSAFAPFKALVHQRCGLHLEGLAEARLFRAVASLQNSTGLTDNTQLLKKLTSDPALFDQFVSHLTVNETYFCREPDALNWLVSTYLPERLATEEPPLSIFSAGCSSGEEPYSVAMMLFERFGERAKTLFTLTGGDLDHQILAKARQAVYSGMAFRALSPAFKERYFSPYQGRYKLHESLRQWVTFRPFNLLNANEDSPGGPFDVILFRNVSIYFDQQTRRHIHQQLSQLLAPNGILLCGVTETFGNDLGVFELTEARGVFYFRHAEQPGAVPTASLQPPLLSVDNRAGDNIDNGESATIALTSSAGLAPATPTEQAAKNTELEDTGLENSGLENKELEKTATNSITHQLHTAHQLLNQNAFDDAATLLEELLKQQPWSIDALVLSGLVARWQHQPQQAYDYFKRAIYVAPDCWPAHFYLAELYRQGELTDEPLQRKQRYAAVVRLLTTAPTSDGGLETITPPLPPGDARFLAERYLNTVDITLATASTTQGVG; encoded by the coding sequence ATGAGCGCGTTTGCCCCCTTTAAAGCCCTGGTGCATCAGCGCTGCGGTTTGCACCTGGAAGGCTTAGCCGAGGCCCGCCTATTCCGAGCGGTGGCCAGCTTACAAAACTCCACCGGGCTAACCGACAACACTCAACTCCTCAAGAAGTTAACCAGCGACCCAGCGCTATTCGATCAGTTTGTTAGTCACTTAACGGTGAATGAAACCTATTTTTGCCGCGAACCAGACGCCCTGAACTGGTTGGTCAGCACCTACTTACCTGAACGTTTAGCAACTGAGGAGCCGCCGCTCTCTATCTTTAGCGCAGGCTGCTCATCCGGCGAAGAGCCGTATAGCGTGGCGATGATGCTGTTTGAGCGCTTTGGTGAGCGGGCCAAAACACTGTTTACCCTCACCGGCGGAGACCTGGATCACCAAATCCTCGCCAAGGCACGCCAGGCGGTTTATAGCGGCATGGCATTTCGTGCCCTCTCGCCCGCCTTTAAAGAGCGTTACTTTAGCCCCTACCAGGGCCGCTACAAGCTTCACGAATCATTGCGCCAATGGGTAACCTTTCGCCCGTTTAACCTGTTAAACGCCAATGAAGACAGCCCCGGTGGCCCTTTTGATGTGATTCTGTTTCGCAATGTCTCCATCTACTTTGATCAGCAGACGCGGCGTCATATTCATCAGCAGCTTAGCCAATTGCTGGCCCCGAACGGTATTTTACTCTGTGGCGTCACCGAAACCTTCGGTAACGATCTCGGCGTGTTTGAACTAACCGAAGCCCGAGGCGTGTTTTACTTTCGCCATGCAGAGCAGCCCGGGGCAGTGCCAACGGCGTCCCTGCAGCCCCCTTTGCTCTCGGTAGACAACAGGGCTGGTGACAACATTGATAACGGTGAAAGCGCCACTATCGCGCTAACCAGCAGCGCTGGTTTAGCACCCGCTACGCCGACTGAGCAAGCAGCGAAAAATACAGAATTAGAAGACACAGGGTTAGAAAACTCAGGTTTAGAAAACAAAGAGTTAGAAAAAACAGCAACGAACAGCATTACCCACCAACTGCACACCGCCCATCAGTTGCTCAACCAAAATGCGTTTGACGACGCCGCGACGCTGCTTGAGGAACTGCTTAAGCAACAGCCGTGGTCTATCGACGCGCTGGTGCTGTCAGGGTTAGTCGCCCGTTGGCAGCATCAGCCTCAGCAAGCCTACGACTATTTCAAAAGAGCCATTTACGTTGCCCCGGATTGCTGGCCTGCACACTTCTATCTAGCCGAACTTTATCGTCAGGGCGAACTGACCGACGAGCCATTACAGCGCAAGCAGCGCTATGCTGCAGTAGTTCGTTTGCTGACCACCGCGCCCACCTCTGATGGAGGGCTAGAGACAATCACCCCGCCGCTACCGCCAGGCGATGCGCGCTTTCTTGCCGAACGTTATCTAAATACGGTGGACATCACACTGGCAACCGCAAGTACTACGCAGGGAGTGGGTTAA
- the cheB gene encoding chemotaxis-specific protein-glutamate methyltransferase CheB has product MSVIRVVIADDSQVARDVLRDILSRDGDIEIVGEATNGREAVELAKRLAPQLITMDLNMPVMDGLSAIEEIMYSKGVPILVVSDRSDAQTAYQALEVGALEVMPKPTLEGADAERLLERVRLLAGVAVITRLRRRVTTPPPLITLPSFPVAPRGVPRDFQHVVAIACSTGGPQALVRLLRTLPAGFPAPIVIAQHISHGFIDGMAQWLGSLCAMPVSVGQEGEQLRPGHIYLSPSERNLCVTPRHRFQLQSSPETFLYHPSCDVLLQSVAEVYGSDAIGIILTGMGRDGVNGIRAIYQAGGSTFAQDEASSVIYGMNQEAVKAGVIQHELPLDSLPDRLLRDVRGYLDSRPEPLA; this is encoded by the coding sequence ATGAGTGTAATTCGGGTAGTCATTGCCGACGACAGCCAGGTAGCCCGCGACGTGCTACGCGATATCCTCAGCCGAGACGGTGATATTGAGATCGTGGGTGAAGCCACTAATGGCCGCGAAGCGGTGGAACTGGCCAAGCGCCTGGCACCGCAGCTCATCACCATGGATCTCAATATGCCGGTGATGGACGGCTTGTCCGCTATCGAAGAGATCATGTACAGCAAAGGGGTGCCCATCCTGGTGGTCAGCGACCGCTCCGATGCGCAAACGGCCTATCAAGCGCTAGAAGTGGGCGCGCTGGAAGTAATGCCCAAACCCACCTTGGAAGGAGCCGACGCCGAGCGCCTGTTGGAGCGTGTACGTCTGTTAGCCGGTGTCGCGGTGATCACTCGCCTACGGCGACGCGTCACTACGCCTCCCCCCCTCATCACTCTGCCTAGCTTTCCCGTCGCTCCACGGGGAGTGCCGCGGGATTTTCAACACGTGGTGGCGATCGCGTGCTCCACCGGGGGCCCGCAAGCCTTAGTGCGTCTGTTGCGCACGCTACCTGCTGGTTTTCCAGCACCTATTGTGATCGCCCAGCACATCAGTCATGGCTTTATCGATGGCATGGCACAATGGCTGGGATCGCTGTGTGCCATGCCGGTCAGCGTGGGCCAAGAGGGTGAGCAGCTACGCCCTGGACATATTTATTTGTCACCTTCCGAGCGTAACTTATGTGTGACCCCCCGCCACCGTTTTCAGCTTCAATCCAGCCCCGAGACATTTCTCTATCACCCCAGCTGCGACGTACTGCTGCAGAGTGTCGCGGAGGTCTACGGCAGTGATGCAATCGGCATTATTTTGACCGGCATGGGCCGCGATGGAGTGAATGGCATCCGAGCTATTTATCAGGCTGGGGGTAGTACTTTTGCGCAAGATGAAGCCAGCTCGGTTATTTACGGCATGAATCAGGAAGCCGTTAAAGCGGGCGTCATACAACATGAATTACCGCTTGATAGCCTTCCAGACCGGCTGCTGCGCGATGTGCGTGGCTACTTAGATAGCCGACCGGAGCCTCTGGCATGA
- a CDS encoding hybrid sensor histidine kinase/response regulator yields MALDIRRFIQRFVEEAADHLPRLREGISALEQGHADREQVNELFRAAHTLKGSSRMLKLVPITALAHSTEELLSALRDGTLTATPPVISLLSQAVDGLADLVGRLAEGATGDDLPAADEALCSALEATALGQAPPTPAVVTPSSEPALSSSSTPPSSAALVTESELRLSDTVRVRLDRLDDVIRLMGEVLSGHHHLHGLVDQARELSATLPAEQQGPFHAFHRELKDSVLGHDSLMSDLHDRALQMRMLPLSVVFDPLAHMSRDLAQSLGKKVDCRVRGSEIELDRQMIDRLSDPLIHLLRNALDHGLEPPAERQAAGKSPRGQLIIEAWQDADWVVVEMRDDGAGIALEAVRQKALAKQLVSEEQLNALSEQETLELIFLPGFSTKSMITDFSGRGVGMDVVKRTVVDELNGDLQLASERGSGTRFTLRLPLSLAMMRVLLVSVGGVNLGVTAPYVSELVECSSHSFIDAAGQRTLILRNEFVPVVSLAQLLELPATTAAADNTLLLVVHQRHQKLALIIDSLIDERDMVIKPLPAHLRYLPLVSGMVSMGRNALVSLLHVPALLEASRHGAQRPNEERATAALAKRILVVDDSLNTREIEKDVLEAWGYHVTLAENGRDGLAKALAEPFDAILTDVEMPVMDGFALTARLRENEVYRYRPIIIITSREKEADRRRGIEVGADAYIVKGSFDQNNLVETLQALLG; encoded by the coding sequence ATGGCGCTGGATATTCGCCGCTTTATACAGCGCTTTGTGGAAGAAGCGGCCGACCACCTGCCCCGCCTGCGCGAAGGGATCAGCGCGCTGGAACAAGGCCACGCTGATCGTGAACAGGTCAACGAGCTGTTCCGCGCTGCGCATACACTGAAAGGCTCGTCGCGAATGCTAAAACTGGTGCCGATTACAGCACTGGCCCATAGCACTGAAGAGCTGCTCAGCGCCCTGCGCGACGGCACGCTAACCGCAACGCCGCCGGTTATCAGCCTACTCAGCCAGGCAGTTGACGGGCTGGCTGACCTGGTCGGTCGGCTAGCCGAAGGGGCGACGGGTGACGACCTACCTGCGGCTGATGAGGCGCTATGTAGCGCTCTGGAAGCGACTGCCCTCGGACAGGCCCCACCTACTCCCGCTGTGGTTACGCCGTCCTCTGAGCCTGCGCTATCGTCCTCCTCAACGCCTCCTTCCTCCGCTGCACTAGTGACTGAGAGCGAACTGCGCCTTAGTGACACCGTACGGGTTCGCTTGGATCGACTGGACGATGTTATTCGTTTGATGGGGGAAGTACTTTCAGGCCACCACCATTTACATGGGCTGGTTGATCAAGCCCGTGAGCTAAGCGCTACGCTTCCTGCCGAACAGCAAGGGCCTTTCCATGCCTTTCATCGTGAGCTGAAAGACAGCGTTTTAGGCCATGATTCGCTAATGAGCGACCTACACGACCGTGCGCTGCAAATGCGCATGCTGCCGCTAAGCGTGGTGTTTGACCCGCTCGCGCATATGTCCCGGGATCTGGCCCAGTCACTGGGCAAAAAGGTCGACTGCCGGGTGCGAGGCAGTGAAATCGAACTCGACCGTCAGATGATCGATCGCCTATCTGATCCGCTTATTCACCTGCTGCGTAACGCCTTGGATCACGGCTTGGAGCCACCTGCCGAACGCCAGGCAGCGGGCAAATCTCCCCGTGGGCAATTGATTATTGAAGCGTGGCAGGACGCTGACTGGGTGGTGGTTGAGATGCGTGATGATGGCGCTGGGATTGCGCTGGAGGCGGTGCGTCAGAAAGCACTCGCCAAGCAGCTGGTCAGCGAAGAGCAGTTGAATGCGCTGAGCGAACAGGAGACGCTGGAGCTTATTTTTCTGCCGGGCTTCTCTACCAAAAGCATGATTACCGATTTTTCTGGGCGCGGCGTAGGTATGGATGTAGTCAAACGCACCGTGGTGGACGAGCTCAACGGAGACCTGCAGCTTGCCAGCGAACGCGGCAGCGGCACGCGCTTTACCCTGCGCCTACCGCTCTCGCTGGCGATGATGCGGGTACTGCTGGTCAGCGTTGGGGGCGTCAACCTAGGGGTAACCGCGCCTTACGTATCAGAGTTGGTAGAGTGCTCATCACACTCATTCATTGATGCCGCCGGACAGCGCACTCTGATTTTACGCAACGAATTTGTGCCGGTGGTATCACTAGCCCAACTGCTTGAGCTACCCGCGACGACTGCCGCCGCTGATAACACCCTACTGCTGGTCGTCCACCAGCGGCACCAGAAACTCGCCCTGATTATCGACTCACTGATTGATGAGCGCGATATGGTGATCAAGCCTCTACCGGCGCATCTACGCTATTTACCATTAGTCTCGGGCATGGTTTCCATGGGACGCAATGCGCTGGTCAGCCTACTGCATGTACCTGCTTTGCTGGAAGCCTCCCGGCATGGTGCCCAACGCCCTAACGAAGAGCGCGCGACCGCCGCTCTCGCGAAACGCATTCTGGTGGTCGACGACTCACTAAATACCCGTGAAATAGAAAAAGATGTGCTCGAAGCGTGGGGTTATCACGTCACGCTGGCCGAAAATGGTCGCGATGGTTTAGCCAAAGCATTGGCAGAACCGTTTGATGCCATACTTACCGATGTTGAAATGCCGGTAATGGATGGTTTTGCGCTGACTGCCCGACTGCGCGAAAATGAGGTTTATCGTTATCGGCCGATTATTATCATCACCTCGCGAGAAAAAGAGGCCGATCGCCGACGCGGTATTGAGGTCGGTGCCGACGCCTACATCGTCAAGGGCAGTTTTGATCAAAACAATTTAGTAGAGACGCTCCAGGCCCTGCTGGGCTAA
- a CDS encoding chemotaxis protein CheW, with the protein MSAEYSRDGEADERPIATQTLEEALALNGDTETVVDVDEPTQQLVLFRLNNQQFALPGSAVSEILSSDQPVYYVPGLPTSTEGVLHLRGKIESVISLHQLLGLPTPEGTSKGMILLVRTAGITSGVRIEQLDDVCEVAQSMLQAPPETLPGTLRPYVSALWQIDERQALALLDPEALFDAYQQGLG; encoded by the coding sequence ATGAGCGCTGAATATTCCCGTGACGGCGAAGCAGATGAACGACCGATCGCTACACAGACCTTGGAGGAGGCATTAGCGCTAAACGGCGATACTGAAACTGTGGTGGATGTTGATGAACCCACCCAACAGCTAGTGCTCTTTCGACTCAATAACCAGCAGTTTGCGCTACCCGGCAGCGCGGTGAGTGAAATTTTATCCAGCGACCAGCCCGTCTATTACGTGCCAGGGCTGCCCACCTCTACCGAAGGCGTGCTGCACCTGCGAGGCAAAATTGAATCCGTCATTAGCCTGCACCAGCTGCTCGGTTTACCTACACCGGAAGGCACATCTAAGGGGATGATTTTGTTAGTCCGCACAGCGGGGATTACTAGCGGTGTGCGTATTGAGCAGCTCGACGACGTGTGCGAGGTCGCCCAAAGTATGCTGCAGGCTCCCCCCGAAACACTTCCCGGCACGCTGCGCCCTTATGTTAGTGCACTGTGGCAGATAGATGAGCGCCAAGCGCTTGCACTGCTTGACCCAGAGGCACTGTTCGACGCCTACCAGCAGGGACTGGGTTAA
- the glp gene encoding gephyrin-like molybdotransferase Glp: MADLQPISAALEALLADVSALAAESIPLEAAGGRVLAEAVTAELDVPPFDNSAMDGYALHAADAGQWLPVSQRIAAGTQAEALAPGSCARIFTGGEIPPGADCVVMQERVQVDGDRALMPEGVPAGDNVRRQGRDVRQGSILLDAGERLEAAALGHLAGQGITQVSVRRRPRVALLSTGDEIIDPGTPLKPGQLYNSNRPMLRRLLENFGAEVVSTVSVPDDYARTVALLTAAAADADLVVTTGGVSVGEEDHVKAALEAIGQLDMWKLAIRPGKPLALGRLPRNDGSLARFVGLPGNPVSGFVGAWLFLRPLLGAMLGCPALKTLPKVTAKAGFATSTGPREHYMRVTLEFAPSGVMATAFADQNSGVLSSCINADAFAVIPANSDIAEGDAISCLWLAG, from the coding sequence ACGTGTGTTGGCCGAGGCTGTCACCGCGGAGCTGGATGTGCCACCCTTCGATAATAGCGCGATGGATGGCTACGCCCTGCACGCTGCCGATGCGGGGCAGTGGTTGCCCGTGAGTCAACGTATTGCTGCAGGTACGCAGGCTGAAGCGCTTGCACCCGGTAGCTGCGCGCGTATTTTTACCGGCGGTGAGATTCCTCCTGGGGCTGACTGCGTGGTGATGCAGGAGCGCGTACAAGTTGACGGTGATCGTGCGCTGATGCCTGAGGGCGTTCCCGCAGGTGATAATGTCCGCCGCCAAGGGCGTGACGTGCGCCAGGGTAGCATCCTGTTAGATGCTGGTGAGCGGCTCGAAGCAGCGGCTCTTGGCCACTTGGCAGGTCAGGGGATTACCCAGGTCAGCGTCCGCCGTCGCCCCCGTGTGGCGCTGCTTTCGACCGGAGATGAGATTATTGATCCGGGCACTCCGCTCAAGCCGGGGCAGCTCTACAACTCAAACCGACCGATGCTTAGGCGCCTGTTAGAAAACTTTGGCGCCGAGGTGGTGAGTACCGTTAGCGTACCGGATGACTACGCCCGCACCGTGGCACTGTTAACGGCCGCTGCTGCTGACGCAGACTTGGTGGTGACCACCGGCGGCGTCAGCGTCGGCGAAGAGGATCACGTCAAAGCTGCGCTGGAAGCGATTGGCCAGCTCGATATGTGGAAGCTGGCGATTCGCCCTGGTAAGCCGCTAGCGTTGGGCCGCTTGCCGCGCAATGACGGCAGCCTGGCGCGGTTTGTTGGCCTGCCGGGCAATCCAGTATCGGGATTTGTCGGCGCCTGGCTGTTTTTACGCCCTTTACTGGGCGCAATGCTGGGCTGTCCGGCGTTAAAAACGTTGCCGAAGGTGACCGCGAAAGCTGGGTTTGCTACCTCAACGGGGCCACGTGAGCACTATATGCGCGTGACGCTCGAATTCGCGCCCAGCGGCGTAATGGCGACGGCCTTTGCTGATCAGAATTCTGGCGTGCTTTCGTCGTGTATCAACGCCGACGCCTTTGCAGTCATTCCCGCCAATAGCGACATAGCCGAGGGCGATGCCATTAGCTGTTTGTGGTTGGCTGGATAA